Below is a genomic region from Osmerus mordax isolate fOsmMor3 chromosome 22, fOsmMor3.pri, whole genome shotgun sequence.
GTTGGACTTACGCGCTTCTGGTGGATTTGACCTGGTGGGCCCCTGCAATGAATTTGAAAGAAGTAATTTGATAGCAAAAGCTAATAcacacaaccctaaccctaatacgTTAGAGCTCTTTGATTTAGTACAATATTGTCAATATGATCGAACAAAATCGCATACTTTATTTTTCCCCCATGTAACTTGTTTTCAAACATTTTCACTCTGAAAGCTTTAAAAGGTCATCAGCAGAGGCCAGCTTCCTCCGTCTCCATGGGAACTTTAGGGTTTGTTAGATAGCTTTGGGAATCTACTTTCCTTCACCATCAGAACTATTGTGTCGTTTATTTTCTCCAGTGGCATGGTTCTTTTTATGCTGTAATGTGCTGCTGTCAGAGTTCGTGCCTTGACCTGATCTGGAAAATGGATGCTGATTCAGTCTCTCTAGCTGTACATGTGCAtactctgacacacaccacacaccctcctaaCGGGGCTCTGTGTGGGCATCTCCAGGGGGTTCTAGAGGTCTTAAAGGAACTCAGTAAAGGAACATTCCTTTGTCTTTACATGTATGCGTTTTGAGATTTATAGGACTGTAAGAATTTATCGATTGAACATTGACACAGTCAAAACAGTCACATGAATCAAAAAGAAAATGTCATAGACCACACTTCATGTTGTGACGATTTCTCCTTATACCATATACAGTTTGGTTTCTCCTTATAcagttttcttttcctttttctttttttgacaatacaaaaataaatgcaTGTTTTAAATTCTAAATTTGAAAATTTCAACACATTTAACTGACACTAGTTGAGTTTGTGAAGTCAGAGAGGCACTATCTGATGTATAGTTATTTGTTGTCATTACTTTGTATAATGTGTGAGGTGAATTGTGCCCTTTGTTTCAAAGCTTTGTGACCTGCTAAAACGCTTTCCCATTGTAATGAATAAAGCCTATTCTATTTGATTTATGTGCCAACCTTTTATTTTACAACCTCCGAGCAAACAAATAGCACAGTCTCCCACCCAGCCGGGGTGTGGGAGGTGGTCCTATTCATGCATGGACGTGTCTAAACATAGACCCAGACATGTTATCAACTAGATTAGACTACATCCCTCCGTCACACGCACAGCACAGAGATGCACTCTTACACATCTTAGATCCTCTCACTGTTGATGTTTGTAAATCACAACTCCAGACCCACCTCTTCTCTGTAGCTTAGGATGCTGTGTAGATACAGAAATGTCCTACATGTGAATGTCTGTGTCCTTGTGATAAATGTGAGTTATTTTGATGTTTTATTTGGCCGTAGCTGATTATTTAATGAGGTCATCAGCTCTGTGCATTTGGGTATTTTCAAAGCTTTTTGGTGGTCATGACATTAAGTTGGAACAAAACGGGGAGAGTCCTTAGCAGGAAGTAggacagggggtgagggaggggggaggcagggggtgaggggcaggagagggggtgatAGGCGGGGGACTCTAAGTTTAGgcccttctctcattctctcaacCACTTCAGTCAGTGTAGACACACCACACTGGAAGAGAGAAGCAACCTGGGAGGAGAAGTACGAGAAATCTCCAACTGTCTGGATTAGACAGACTGTAGGAAGATTCATATCAACTTGGCAGTAAGTGGAGGTTTTCACGATTGTACTTTATTCTTCCACTggggttttctgtgtgtgtgtgtttctgccttgTCACCCAGCTAGGCCTGACAGGCCGTAGACAGCTGTCCTTGCTGCTAATAATAGCATCAGCAGACTGGCCAGACGCAGCAGACATGTTGTTGTTTCAGGAGTTCTCATATGAGGAGAATAGAGGCTAATTACTCTTCAGGTAACAGCAGGTCTACTGTGTCTAAAACTGACAGAAACAATGGTTTTAAAGACACTTTACACTAGCACTAACTTTTGTAATAATGAACAAAGGAAATGCTATGCTGTTCCATGGTATTAAGGGTAAGCGGTATAGGTTATAATTAAAGTGTAAGAAGGAACAGATGGGGGTGAGGGGATGTTGCAAAAGGGGCAGTTTAAGGGTTTCTTACCAAAACAGGATCTCTACTCTCTACTTAATCTCCATTCACCCCTGGAAAGCCCAACCTCCCCTACATCTAGTTTCACTTGTGTACTAACTTAATGTCTAACATCTAACTTAACCGCTTAAATGTAGTAAACTTTAGCAACAAAACAGTTGTTGTGTTGACATGTTGTTACTTTGCTGTGTAATTACAAGGTAGTTACGGTACACACACTTAATCTCAAGTGTCGCCCACTTTCCTTCAAACTGTTGTTCTGTGAAACAGCGTTTAGATTCCCCAGTCCCTCACACAGAGGTCCCTCACACAAAGACGAATCTCGTGTTGAAGGAGGGATATTGTTGCCATGGCCTCGCCGAGCGAGAGCGGCGACCAGACGGTCCCCTCGGGGGAGGAGGACACAGTCAGAAGCATCCAGTCTCACTACCTGAGGAGTCCCTCACCCAGCAAGTACGTCACCTCCgcagggctggggtgtgtgtgtgtgatgggtgtgtgtgtgtgtggggcgggaatgtgtgtgggatggtgttgtgtgtgcggtgtatggagtgtgcagtgtgtgtggtttgtgtgtgtgtgcagtgtgtgtggtctggtggGAGCAAAGTCACACAAAGAATCACAATCCAGTAAAGATCACAACTCGTCCTGAGATGGAGTGATTGAatggagtagagtacagtacagtacagaagaGTGCAGTAgaatagagtacagtacagtacagtagcacaAAGGTGTACGAAGTCAGTGTTTGCCATTCCACCTGCACAACTTGACTGGCATTTCACTAAGCCTCATATTTGTCACCACCTTAATCAGAATGTTATGTGTCTCTTtgaatgtcgctttggataaaagcatcttctgaatacaaatgtaaaatCTGTACCTGTACCGCTGCAGTTTCTCCACAATCTCAGAGTCCAGGTTCTCCATGATCTCTGGCTCGGATGCCGAGAGCATCTTCATGGAGCCCATCCACCTGTCGTCTGCCATCGCTGCCAAACAGATCATCAGCGAAGGTGACAGCCCCTCAAGCCAGCTGAGAGGGAAGCCATAATCACACACGTAACTCcacccaaacaaacaagcaGTAAAAAGTAAAGTAACCAGAGAGTGTATAAAGATCTCCTTCACgatctctcctcagagctgaaGCCTAGACGGGTGAGGACGGAGTCCATCCCAGAGTCCATGCTGGAGACAGCTGAGCAGCTGATGGTGGAGGACCTGTATAACCGTGTGAAGGACATGATAGACGACCGCAGCCCGTACAACACGCCCTGCGTGATGGACATCCAGCGTGCCATGGTGCAGGATCGCCTGGAGGCGCCCTTCAGCCCTGTGGATGAGGTGTGGTCCAAcatcttcattggagagaagtAAGACCTGAGGGACGTGAGATTGAAAATGTAATAATTAAAAACTAAAGATTCGAGTTAAGGGTTAAGATTAGTGCCAACCCTATAAATAATAACTTATTAGTTAGTAATAAGTTATTAATTAGTTAAAACATTTACTTCATGTAGCGTGTTTTCTAAATTAAGTAGCTTGTTACATTAAGTTAACGAATTAAGCTTGTATTTAGAGTACAGTAAATGAGCAAGGCAAATTGTCTGGGTTTGTAAACTGAACCTGTCCCTAAACATGAGCTGTAATCAGGGCTGATGCTCCATGTGTTTCTGGCCATCTTGATGTGTCCAGATGAAGGGCTAGCTGAGTGGTTAGAGGATTTGACCAAAGATCAAGAGTTTGCAGAttcaaatcagaatcagaatgagcTTTATTCACCATGCGAGTTTACACAtacgcatacgataaacataaGCATCTTAACTATAAAAAGTAGAAATGATTTACAACAGTCTACAAAACAAAGTGGAAATAATTTTAAACAATGCTATATTCCCCCTCTATATCCCCCTCTATATTTCACCAGGTTTATTTGACAAACTATTTTAAGAAAATACAATATAATTTGTGTTTCACCCTCTTATTAATGTGAAAACATTATATCACACACTTTCAATTTCAactttcaatatatatatatattttttgaccATTTGGGTTGCTTTCCTCTCTAGATCTGTGGCGGTAAATAAAGGCCGTCTGAAGCGCCTGGGCATCACCCATATCCTAAACGCAGCCCACGGTACCGGGGTCTACACCGGGGAGGCGTTCTACGCAGGCATGAACATCCAGTACATGGGCATCGAGGTTGACGACTTTGCCGACGTGGACATCTCTCCCCACTTCCGCACTGCGGCCGAGTTCCTAGACGAGGCTCTGCTGACACACAAAGGTCTTTCTCCTTCAGAAAGCTCTTTAAATCACCACGAGATAAGACTCTTTTTTAACGGTTAAACCTGGCTTCATTTGCAAGGGATGCGGGTATAATCCTTAAAAATGTGTTTAACCTAAGGGTAATTTTAGCTGTATTTAATTCTGCCTGCCCCCCGCAATGCAACCAGTCGCCTAATCTGTAAAGTGCAATCCCTGTACATTTTATATTCAAATTAAGCTTCAGGACCAGCATCGATCTATATACCAATTGTACAATTTAGGCCTTGTTCATGAATGCGTACTTAGCTGGGCCCTGCTTGGTTTGAATCTAATTCCACACTGACCTTAATTCCTCCTGCAGTGAATGGGTTCATTCCACTGATCCTAAATGCCCTATTAGTGAAGTTTCTGTCTCATTTGAGGAAGTCGGAGATGTGATTGGAAAAGGAAAGACTGCCTCCTTCTGGTTGGAGGGTGTTGTTACACCGTAGATGCTGAATCAAATCAGCAGCTTGTGTTGGACGGAGTCACACGAGGGCTGTTGAGGGAGGATGTGGCCGTAAACAATAATTTCCTTCATAaaaagtgtgtggggggggggtggacagatTTGCAGTTTAAAAAAAGTGTGAGACATAATGACAtaatgaaataaatgaataatgaAAGCTCCGTCCCTGATGCATGACAGCCTTCTCTGCTGTGACTGTGAAGgtgttgttgtgtttgcgtctgcaGGGAAGGTGCTGGTCGACTCCATGATGGGTGTTAGTCGCTCCGCCGTGCTGGTGGCGGCCTACCTTATGATCTTCCACCACATGACCATCATGGAGGCCCTGACGGCCCTGAGGAAGAAGCGAGCCATCAACCCCAACGAGGGCTTCCTAAAGCAGCTGCGGCAGCTGAACGAGGCGCTGCTGGAGGAGCGTGACGATGATGACGACACCCTCAGCCAGTGCTCCGTCATCGACGCCCTCGCCCGCCTGGACGAGGAGCAGAGCATGATGGGGGTGAAGGCCCAGTCCAtcatgatggaggaggaggaggatggagccaGCGTGATGAGCAGCGTGGCGTCATCCGCCGCTGCCCTGCTGCCCGGCCTGGCCCCAGAccccagcgggggggggggggcaggggggtcagGGAGGCACGGAGGCCCtgatggagaaggagaacgaggaggaggacgatgtGGGCAGCATGATCCGAGAGTGGCAGAGGAGGAACGAGAAGTACCAGAACGAGGAGTGGTGGGAGGCCCAGCTGCAGagtgatggggaggaggagggggaggaggggggatcgCTCCTcgggggggggaggccaggcCAGCCAGCAGTCGGAGAGGACCTGGAGAGCGTGACCAGTGAGGAAGTccgggccgtgagggagagggtaAAGGCGAGGGTGGGGCGGAGAGACTGTGACTCTCAGTCCAGCTGCAGCAGTTACTCTGACCTGTGGAAGCAGCGTCTGAAGGAGATCGAGGAGCAGGCCGCGGCCCGTTACCGCAGCAACAACGACAACAGTGGGGGGAGCACCAACGAGGAAGAGAGGAGCCTCGACGAGGATGTGGAGAGCGTGATGTCAGACACCAGCTCCATGTACAACTTCTGCAAAAGGAACAAGGACAAGATGACCCCCCTGGAGCGCTGGAGGGTGAAGAGGATCCAGTTTGGCTGGAATAAGAAGGACGGGGCCAAGGAGGGCGGGGCGGCGGCGGGGGGAGGcggtgggggggaggcgggTGAGCGAGAGGCGACTCCGTCCCTGGAGGACGTCAACCTGACGGCGTACCAGAGCTGGAAGCTGAAGCAGCAGAAGCGTCTGGGCGAGGACAACAAGGACGACGTCGTGGAGCTGAGCCGCGGAGACGACTCGGCCACCGTGAAGCGCCGGCAGCGCCGAGAGGAGCTCCTGGAGCGGTCGCGGAGGACGCTGGAGGAGAGCCAGTCCATGTGCGGCTGGGACACGGAGAGCAGCTTAAGCGGGAGCACCGTGCCGCTGTCCGCCTTCTGGGCGGGAGCAGGCGTCACTACTGCCGGCAGCGAGGACAACGTCTCCATGCTGAGCGGCAGGTCTTCCGTCATGTCCCAGAGCCGCAGCGTCAGGTCGCAGCCCCCGGGCCTGCCACTGACTCCAGTCCCCATCCTCCCAGTCCCCACCCTGCCGGGCCCTGGAGGGGAGCCCATGGTGAACCTGGCCAGCATCCAGAACTGGATCGCTAACGTGGTGACGGAAACGCTGAACCAGAAGCAGGCGGAGATGAGTCTGCCTCCCTCCCGAGCCGGCTCGGTGCTCAGCTTCGACGGAGGCTCCAGCCTCTACTCGGGTCGTGGCGCGGCTGACGACAAAGCCTCTGTGCTCAGCGGAGCATCCTACTCCAGCACGCTGTCCAACAGACACGGCCCTGCCGGGGGAGCCTCTAGCCTCTCTGGGATGGGCTCCCGTAGAAACAAGATCACCACCACTAGCGTACCGCTGTACAGCCTCTTTCAGGACCAGGTCAACCTGCACAAACTGGACCTGATGGACAAGGAAATAAAGTCAGAGATGAGGGACAAG
It encodes:
- the dusp27 gene encoding LOW QUALITY PROTEIN: serine/threonine/tyrosine-interacting-like protein 2 (The sequence of the model RefSeq protein was modified relative to this genomic sequence to represent the inferred CDS: inserted 2 bases in 1 codon); this translates as MASPSESGDQTVPSGEEDTVRSIQSHYLRSPSPSNFSTISESRFSMISGSDAESIFMEPIHLSSAIAAKQIISEELKPRRVRTESIPESMLETAEQLMVEDLYNRVKDMIDDRSPYNTPCVMDIQRAMVQDRLEAPFSPVDEVWSNIFIGEKSVAVNKGRLKRLGITHILNAAHGTGVYTGEAFYAGMNIQYMGIEVDDFADVDISPHFRTAAEFLDEALLTHKGKVLVDSMMGVSRSAVLVAAYLMIFHHMTIMEALTALRKKRAINPNEGFLKQLRQLNEALLEERDDDDDTLSQCSVIDALARLDEEQSMMGVKAQSIMMEEEEDGASVMSSVASSAAALLPGLAPDPSGGGGXQGGQGGTEALMEKENEEEDDVGSMIREWQRRNEKYQNEEWWEAQLQSDGEEEGEEGGSLLGGGRPGQPAVGEDLESVTSEEVRAVRERVKARVGRRDCDSQSSCSSYSDLWKQRLKEIEEQAAARYRSNNDNSGGSTNEEERSLDEDVESVMSDTSSMYNFCKRNKDKMTPLERWRVKRIQFGWNKKDGAKEGGAAAGGGGGGEAGEREATPSLEDVNLTAYQSWKLKQQKRLGEDNKDDVVELSRGDDSATVKRRQRREELLERSRRTLEESQSMCGWDTESSLSGSTVPLSAFWAGAGVTTAGSEDNVSMLSGRSSVMSQSRSVRSQPPGLPLTPVPILPVPTLPGPGGEPMVNLASIQNWIANVVTETLNQKQAEMSLPPSRAGSVLSFDGGSSLYSGRGAADDKASVLSGASYSSTLSNRHGPAGGASSLSGMGSRRNKITTTSVPLYSLFQDQVNLHKLDLMDKEIKSEMRDKMASYEVKKIAEDNKRSTLYKKKPKEEEKDEEEEDNFSPGKTSTNSKGLRGDTSTPKKPTRSYGLSGRLNLSTALERDKNTSIDEWLNSVRPPQRRQEGAERAIPGSSSTLSEGEDEDEDFTSPYQFRRRADTESSPDHSPEPYHPARRSPLDMSLKESNSYSRAGGSNSYSRAGEEEGDESQPEYSAKRKFTNYSQYREPQDGRGGGEGEESGRRGGGEGEEESDVAAFIRQTRQRSRAQAAAELENDDVIASWRAQLESHGHRSRDLED